In Chryseobacterium camelliae, one DNA window encodes the following:
- a CDS encoding dihydrolipoamide acetyltransferase family protein, producing MAEYKLLLPSMGEGVMEATIITWLFNEGDSVKEDDSVVEIATDKVDSDVPTPVSGKIVKILKQKDEVAKVGEAIAILEIEGEGGTSVSEEPAAESAAHQDTPDTETIKAIEQPLQATSGQKTEFSGDLYLSPLVKSIAQQENISESELKSIQGNGLEGRITKEDILAYVANRGTQSQQAAPVQTAPATPQHAVVSAPASTVTAAAGDEIIPMDRMRKLIAENMVKAKQIAPHVTSFIETDVTNVVKWRNKNKAPFEKREGEKLTFMPIFVRAVVKAIQDFPMINVSVNGENIIKKKNINIGMATALPDGNLIVPVIKNADQLSLSGLAKAINDLAYRARNKKLRPEDTQGATYTISNVGSFGNLMGTPIIPQPQVAILAIGAIVKKPAVLETPDGDVIAIRNLMFMSHSYDHRVVDGSLGGMMLKHVHDYLENWDLNTEI from the coding sequence ATGGCAGAATACAAATTATTGCTTCCTTCCATGGGAGAAGGTGTTATGGAGGCGACAATTATCACCTGGTTATTTAATGAGGGTGACAGCGTTAAAGAAGATGACTCTGTAGTGGAAATTGCAACAGATAAAGTAGATTCAGATGTTCCTACACCGGTTTCGGGAAAGATTGTTAAAATTTTAAAACAAAAGGACGAAGTTGCCAAAGTAGGTGAAGCCATAGCTATTTTAGAAATTGAAGGAGAAGGCGGAACTTCCGTTTCTGAGGAACCTGCTGCAGAATCAGCTGCTCATCAGGACACTCCGGACACTGAAACAATTAAGGCCATCGAGCAGCCTTTACAAGCTACTTCAGGTCAGAAAACGGAGTTTTCAGGTGACCTTTACCTGTCTCCGCTAGTAAAATCAATTGCACAACAGGAAAACATTTCCGAATCTGAGCTTAAATCCATTCAAGGTAACGGCCTGGAAGGAAGAATTACCAAAGAAGATATTCTGGCTTACGTAGCCAACAGAGGGACACAATCCCAACAAGCCGCACCAGTTCAGACTGCACCTGCTACTCCACAGCATGCTGTCGTTTCTGCTCCTGCATCTACAGTAACAGCAGCCGCAGGCGATGAAATCATTCCTATGGACAGAATGAGAAAGCTTATTGCTGAAAATATGGTTAAGGCTAAGCAGATCGCTCCGCACGTAACGTCTTTTATTGAAACGGATGTGACCAATGTAGTAAAATGGAGAAATAAAAACAAAGCTCCTTTTGAAAAACGTGAAGGCGAAAAATTAACGTTCATGCCAATTTTTGTAAGAGCTGTCGTGAAAGCCATCCAGGATTTCCCTATGATCAATGTTTCGGTAAACGGAGAAAACATCATCAAGAAGAAAAACATCAATATCGGTATGGCTACAGCGCTTCCTGACGGAAACCTTATTGTTCCGGTTATTAAAAATGCTGACCAACTGTCACTTTCAGGACTGGCAAAAGCCATCAATGATTTAGCCTATAGGGCGAGAAATAAAAAGCTAAGGCCAGAAGATACACAGGGCGCAACATACACTATTTCAAACGTAGGAAGCTTCGGAAACCTGATGGGAACACCGATTATTCCTCAGCCTCAGGTTGCCATTCTGGCCATCGGAGCGATCGTTAAAAAACCGGCTGTTCTTGAAACTCCGGACGGTGACGTCATTGCCATCAGAAACCTGATGTTCATGTCCCATTCTTATGACCACAGAGTGGTGGACGGATCTTTAGGAGGAATGATGCTGAAACATGTTCACGATTACCTGGAAAACTGGGATCTGAACACAGAGATATAA
- a CDS encoding chloride channel protein, translating into MLKYITRLRESIRRSFDNIRNEQLKHNLLQAIPFWIGSVITGFIAVMYAKIFAWGESLLHFILNWHDWMIFIMAPMGFVLSWWLVKEFAPNAKGSGIPQVMAAVELANPKEHRKIRSLLSLKIIVFKILSSVVLVIGGGAVGREGPTIQIAGSVFRKVNEYLPEWWPKISKKNMIMTGAAAGLAAAFNTPLGGIVFAVEELSKTHINYFKTALFTAVIIAGLTAQTLAGSYLYLGYPKTNDVSLMVMFPIILVAGIAGILASQLSVSMMKINSWKKKALKSDRFQIWFLIGCAMMIASVSVFISREILGSGKEIMERILFTENKHEEWYIPVLRILGPALSFTSGGAGGIFAPALTAGASIGSVISGALHLTSHETNVVVLGGMVAFLTGITRAPFTSAIIVLEMTDRHSLIFHLMLAGMISSIASILVSRHSLYDLLKMSFLAEIRAEDQKD; encoded by the coding sequence ATGCTGAAATACATCACCCGCCTTCGCGAAAGCATCAGGAGATCATTTGACAATATCAGGAATGAGCAGCTGAAACATAACCTGCTTCAGGCTATCCCGTTCTGGATCGGATCTGTGATTACCGGTTTTATAGCAGTGATGTATGCTAAGATCTTCGCATGGGGAGAGAGCCTTTTGCATTTCATCCTGAACTGGCACGACTGGATGATTTTTATTATGGCTCCTATGGGATTCGTCCTGTCCTGGTGGCTGGTAAAAGAGTTTGCGCCTAATGCCAAAGGCAGCGGAATCCCTCAGGTAATGGCTGCCGTGGAACTGGCCAATCCTAAGGAGCACCGGAAAATCCGAAGTTTATTAAGTTTAAAAATCATTGTCTTTAAAATCCTTTCGTCGGTAGTCCTGGTGATCGGCGGTGGTGCCGTCGGACGCGAGGGCCCGACTATTCAGATTGCCGGATCGGTTTTCAGAAAGGTAAACGAATACCTACCGGAATGGTGGCCGAAGATTTCCAAAAAGAATATGATCATGACAGGTGCTGCAGCAGGACTTGCCGCTGCTTTTAACACCCCGCTCGGTGGAATTGTATTTGCCGTGGAAGAGCTGTCTAAAACGCATATCAATTACTTCAAGACAGCACTCTTCACCGCTGTAATTATTGCAGGACTCACCGCACAAACGCTTGCCGGCTCTTATCTTTATCTCGGTTATCCCAAGACGAATGACGTCTCTCTGATGGTGATGTTCCCGATCATCCTTGTGGCAGGGATTGCCGGCATCTTGGCCAGCCAGCTGTCGGTAAGTATGATGAAGATCAATTCCTGGAAAAAGAAGGCCCTGAAATCTGACCGTTTTCAAATATGGTTTTTAATTGGCTGTGCCATGATGATCGCTTCTGTATCTGTATTCATCAGCCGGGAAATCCTGGGATCCGGAAAAGAAATCATGGAACGAATCCTTTTTACTGAAAACAAGCACGAAGAATGGTATATTCCCGTACTTAGAATCTTAGGTCCTGCCCTTTCTTTCACTTCAGGAGGAGCCGGAGGGATTTTTGCTCCAGCCCTTACAGCCGGAGCCAGCATCGGCTCTGTAATTTCGGGCGCACTTCATTTAACATCACATGAAACCAACGTTGTGGTTCTTGGCGGTATGGTGGCTTTTCTGACGGGAATTACAAGGGCTCCTTTTACCTCTGCTATCATTGTCCTTGAAATGACCGACAGGCATTCCCTGATCTTTCATCTGATGCTGGCTGGGATGATTTCTTCCATTGCATCGATTCTGGTGAGCCGGCATTCCCTATATGACCTGTTAAAAATGAGCTTTTTGGCAGAGATAAGAGCGGAAGATCAAAAGGATTAG
- the rpsF gene encoding 30S ribosomal protein S6, translating into MNNYETVFILTPVLSDAQVEEAVKKFEDLLKERNCEIVVRENWGLKKLAYPIQLKKNGFYTLIEFKGEGNVVADLELAFKRDERVIRYLTTKLDKHAVEYAVTRRAKAKAARA; encoded by the coding sequence ATGAACAATTACGAAACTGTTTTCATTTTAACTCCCGTTCTATCTGACGCACAGGTGGAGGAAGCAGTGAAAAAATTTGAAGATCTTTTAAAAGAAAGAAACTGCGAAATCGTTGTCAGAGAAAACTGGGGATTAAAGAAACTTGCGTATCCGATCCAACTGAAAAAGAACGGATTCTACACGCTGATTGAGTTTAAAGGAGAAGGAAACGTTGTTGCTGATCTTGAATTGGCATTCAAACGTGACGAGAGAGTGATCCGTTACCTTACTACAAAACTAGACAAGCATGCTGTTGAGTACGCTGTAACAAGAAGAGCTAAGGCAAAAGCAGCTAGAGCTTAA
- the rpsR gene encoding 30S ribosomal protein S18 — MAIDEMAKQASAGGESEVKFLTPLDINTKSEKKYCRFKKFGIKHVDYKDADFLLQFVNEQGKILPRRYTGTSLKYQRKVSAAIKRARHLALLPYVADLLK, encoded by the coding sequence ATGGCAATAGACGAAATGGCTAAACAAGCCTCAGCTGGAGGAGAATCTGAAGTAAAATTCCTTACTCCGCTTGATATCAATACAAAATCTGAGAAGAAATATTGTAGATTCAAAAAATTCGGAATTAAGCACGTTGATTACAAAGATGCTGATTTCTTATTACAGTTCGTAAACGAGCAGGGTAAAATCTTACCAAGAAGATATACCGGAACCTCTTTGAAATACCAGAGAAAAGTTTCTGCTGCAATCAAAAGAGCAAGACACCTTGCATTGCTTCCTTACGTAGCTGACTTATTAAAATAA
- the rplI gene encoding 50S ribosomal protein L9: MDIILKKDVENLGLEFDTVSVKPGYARNFLIPQGYALLATPKNRAALEATLEARKEEEAKLIATANGIVDQLKKTSITIPAKVGSGDKLFGSINNADLSAALEKAGVSVEKKYIKIPGNTIKRTGKVTANIRLHRNVEYNFEFDIVSDAPVAPQAPAAPKKEEAPSEEA; encoded by the coding sequence ATGGACATTATCCTAAAAAAAGACGTAGAAAACTTAGGACTTGAGTTTGATACAGTAAGCGTAAAGCCTGGTTATGCCAGAAACTTCTTAATCCCTCAAGGATACGCTCTTTTAGCAACCCCTAAAAACAGAGCAGCTCTTGAAGCTACTTTAGAAGCAAGAAAAGAGGAGGAAGCTAAATTAATCGCAACAGCTAACGGAATCGTAGATCAATTAAAGAAAACATCTATCACAATTCCTGCAAAAGTAGGTTCAGGTGATAAATTATTCGGATCTATCAACAATGCAGATCTTTCTGCTGCTCTTGAAAAAGCTGGTGTTTCTGTAGAGAAAAAATACATCAAAATTCCAGGGAACACCATCAAGAGAACCGGTAAAGTTACTGCAAACATCAGACTTCACAGAAATGTTGAGTACAATTTCGAATTTGATATTGTATCTGATGCTCCTGTTGCACCTCAGGCTCCTGCTGCTCCTAAAAAGGAAGAAGCTCCGTCTGAAGAAGCTTAA
- a CDS encoding DUF7151 family protein yields MKVHLSGVLLLGSIAFLHAQYEKNVGINISTPTATLHLKGKGADNTTQSLKIENSAGTNLLTVNDDGTASGSVLANLGGGNNGKNALVKTTPESAGNNCSNGGLKIETGLDNDGNGTLDASEITDTRYICNGSNGQGFSSGSAGGQVYLTSATSPYAPQTPKTVTGDLSITESGAATIAANAITTAKLANQSVTIGKISATGTPGSTTFLRGDGTWAAAGGGSSSSIPFKKITMTTGNNYYTVTTADLGGILLFDWAAIQGNNTGTINLTLPDPATAGNGVKFKISYTSFQGGTNWACNARTPSGSMYAGNSVAPANTYVSVYFTSEFFCDGTNWYEIPEN; encoded by the coding sequence ATGAAAGTACATCTATCAGGAGTTCTATTATTGGGAAGCATAGCTTTCCTGCATGCTCAGTATGAAAAAAATGTAGGAATCAATATTTCTACCCCAACGGCTACCCTGCACCTCAAAGGAAAAGGCGCCGACAACACTACCCAAAGCTTAAAAATTGAAAATTCAGCAGGGACCAATCTGCTTACCGTAAATGATGACGGTACGGCTTCCGGATCAGTTCTAGCAAATCTTGGCGGAGGAAACAACGGCAAAAACGCTTTGGTGAAAACCACACCGGAATCTGCTGGCAACAATTGCAGTAACGGAGGCTTAAAAATTGAAACCGGTCTTGACAACGACGGAAACGGAACTCTCGATGCTTCAGAAATCACTGATACACGATATATCTGTAACGGAAGCAATGGCCAGGGGTTTTCCAGCGGTTCAGCGGGTGGCCAGGTTTACCTTACATCAGCAACATCCCCTTATGCGCCACAAACGCCTAAAACGGTAACGGGAGACCTGAGTATTACCGAGAGCGGAGCAGCCACTATTGCAGCCAATGCAATTACTACAGCGAAGCTGGCCAATCAGTCCGTAACCATTGGCAAAATTTCAGCAACAGGTACACCGGGTTCTACCACTTTCCTCCGGGGAGACGGGACATGGGCGGCGGCAGGCGGCGGAAGCTCCTCCTCAATACCATTCAAAAAAATAACAATGACTACCGGTAATAATTATTACACCGTAACCACAGCGGATTTAGGCGGTATCCTGCTTTTCGACTGGGCAGCCATACAGGGAAATAATACGGGAACCATCAATTTAACATTACCAGATCCTGCAACTGCGGGAAACGGAGTAAAATTTAAAATTTCCTATACTTCTTTTCAGGGTGGTACCAACTGGGCCTGTAATGCTAGAACACCTTCAGGGTCCATGTATGCGGGAAATTCTGTTGCTCCTGCCAATACCTATGTTTCCGTTTATTTTACTTCAGAATTCTTTTGTGACGGTACCAACTGGTATGAGATACCTGAAAATTAA
- a CDS encoding thioredoxin family protein: protein MKKLSLIAFLSFSVAVFSQKVNGSAENKSKVSNTVTAKADAENEAKMKAAQEKAQLPKPYDAKADAEADIQRLIAKAGKENKNIMIQAGGNWCIWCLRFNNFVQTTPELKKLVDDNYLYYHLNYSPDNKNEKVFSQYGNPGDKFGYPVFIVLDKYGKMIHIQPSDVLEEGKGYSLEKVKAFFQSWTSKS from the coding sequence ATGAAAAAGTTATCATTAATTGCTTTCTTGAGTTTCAGCGTTGCCGTTTTCTCACAGAAAGTGAACGGCAGTGCGGAAAATAAAAGCAAAGTCTCAAATACCGTAACAGCTAAGGCTGACGCAGAGAATGAAGCCAAGATGAAAGCTGCTCAGGAAAAGGCACAGCTGCCTAAACCCTACGATGCAAAAGCAGATGCGGAGGCAGATATTCAACGGCTGATCGCAAAAGCAGGAAAGGAGAATAAAAATATAATGATCCAGGCAGGAGGAAACTGGTGTATATGGTGCCTGCGCTTTAATAATTTTGTGCAGACCACTCCGGAACTGAAGAAGTTGGTGGATGACAATTACCTGTATTACCATTTAAATTATTCCCCTGATAATAAGAATGAGAAGGTATTCTCACAATATGGCAATCCCGGGGACAAATTCGGTTATCCGGTATTCATTGTACTGGATAAATATGGTAAGATGATCCATATACAGCCAAGCGATGTTCTTGAAGAAGGTAAGGGGTACAGTTTAGAGAAAGTTAAAGCATTTTTTCAGAGCTGGACATCAAAATCATAA
- a CDS encoding lysophospholipid acyltransferase family protein codes for MNFLIQIIYLVSKLPLKILYVFSDIIFFLNYYIIGYRKNVITRNLERSFPHKSKTEIRDIKKKFYRNFSDYLVETIKSFSISETESRVRMQHINQELFHEAKAEGKNIILLAGHVFNWEWINALATIVPQDHCHPVYRKVNSNFWENQMKKLRNRFGNEALEANDVILNIFRSKNDGSSAYMFVADQTPHFAHITYGTEFLNQKTPVFTGYDRLATRMDLVFIYCEMKKVKRGFYQVNYHRIYPDGEKFQEHEVVKKFHKLLENTLHKHPDNYLWSHRKWKYEDSIKNMI; via the coding sequence ATGAATTTTCTCATCCAAATCATTTATCTGGTCTCAAAACTTCCCCTGAAAATCCTGTATGTTTTTTCAGACATCATTTTTTTCCTGAACTATTATATTATAGGATACAGAAAGAATGTCATTACCCGGAATCTTGAACGGTCATTTCCGCATAAAAGCAAAACTGAAATCCGTGATATCAAAAAGAAGTTCTACCGGAATTTTTCGGATTACCTGGTAGAGACCATAAAATCTTTCAGTATTTCCGAAACGGAATCCAGGGTAAGGATGCAGCACATCAATCAGGAACTTTTTCATGAAGCCAAAGCAGAAGGTAAGAACATCATTCTTCTGGCCGGGCACGTGTTCAACTGGGAGTGGATTAACGCGCTGGCCACCATTGTCCCGCAGGACCACTGCCATCCCGTCTACCGCAAGGTTAACAGCAATTTCTGGGAAAACCAGATGAAAAAGCTGAGAAACAGATTCGGGAATGAAGCTCTTGAAGCCAATGACGTAATCCTGAATATATTCAGATCCAAAAATGACGGAAGCTCTGCCTATATGTTTGTGGCAGACCAGACTCCGCACTTTGCACACATTACTTACGGAACTGAGTTCCTGAACCAGAAGACTCCTGTATTTACAGGCTATGACAGACTGGCCACCCGCATGGACCTGGTCTTTATCTACTGTGAAATGAAAAAGGTAAAACGGGGATTTTACCAGGTTAATTACCATAGGATCTATCCTGACGGCGAGAAATTCCAGGAACATGAAGTCGTGAAAAAGTTTCATAAACTATTGGAAAACACCCTGCATAAACATCCGGATAATTACCTCTGGTCGCACCGCAAGTGGAAATACGAAGATTCAATTAAAAACATGATTTAA
- a CDS encoding glycosyltransferase family 2 protein — translation MAQIQQKLAVVILNWNGRNWLEKFLPGVVRYTQDADIYVIDNLSTDDSIAYLEANFPSVKVIRNLKNYGFAGGYNEGLKSIEAEYYCLLNSDVEVTENWTEPILRLLDTMPEVSAVQPKILSYERPEYFEFAGAAGGLIDNLGYPYCRGRVFDDLEQDYGQYNDETEIFWASGCCFFIRVKDFREQQGFDERFFAHQEEIDLCWRLINLGKKIYYTGKSRVYHVGGGTLNKQSPAKTYLNIRNNLSMLLKNMPFPKLILTLFLRMCLDAFAALYFGFKYGFPHFWAVVRAHFAFYGQIPGTWKRRQNHQEKKFYQSRWLIFKHFSGRKITHNP, via the coding sequence ATGGCTCAGATACAGCAAAAACTGGCTGTTGTCATCCTTAACTGGAACGGGAGGAACTGGTTGGAAAAATTCCTGCCTGGCGTTGTACGTTATACTCAGGATGCAGATATTTATGTGATAGATAATCTTTCCACAGACGACTCCATAGCCTACCTTGAGGCGAATTTTCCTTCGGTAAAAGTGATACGCAACCTTAAAAACTATGGGTTTGCGGGAGGATATAATGAGGGGCTGAAATCTATAGAGGCTGAGTATTACTGTCTCCTGAATTCTGATGTGGAGGTCACGGAAAACTGGACTGAACCTATTCTCAGGTTACTGGATACCATGCCGGAAGTATCTGCTGTACAGCCAAAAATACTGTCATATGAACGTCCGGAATATTTTGAATTTGCCGGCGCCGCAGGAGGCCTTATAGATAATTTAGGCTATCCTTACTGCCGGGGAAGGGTTTTTGATGACCTGGAACAAGACTATGGCCAATATAATGACGAAACCGAAATTTTCTGGGCATCAGGCTGCTGTTTTTTCATCCGGGTGAAAGATTTCCGGGAGCAACAGGGCTTTGACGAACGATTTTTTGCACATCAGGAGGAGATTGACTTGTGCTGGAGGCTTATCAACTTAGGAAAAAAGATTTATTATACTGGGAAGTCCCGGGTCTACCATGTAGGTGGCGGTACGCTAAATAAACAAAGCCCGGCAAAGACCTATCTGAACATCCGGAACAATCTTTCCATGCTGCTTAAAAACATGCCTTTTCCCAAGCTTATTCTGACATTGTTTTTAAGAATGTGCCTCGATGCCTTTGCTGCGCTTTATTTCGGCTTTAAATACGGTTTCCCGCACTTTTGGGCTGTAGTAAGGGCACACTTCGCCTTCTACGGACAGATCCCGGGAACATGGAAACGGAGACAGAACCATCAGGAAAAAAAATTCTACCAGTCCAGGTGGCTGATCTTTAAACATTTCTCAGGTAGAAAAATAACTCATAATCCCTAA
- a CDS encoding 3'-5' exonuclease has product MDFCAIDFETATHERSSACEMGICIVQDSKIVETKTWLIKPPSFPYFNPRNIAVHGINPEDVQDAPTFDEIWYEAEEMMYGTLMIAHNASFDAGVLRGCLGHYGMFSPKLNYLCSIQLAKQSWNYLPRYGLKHLAEYHQIQFNHHRAGADAEVCAKISLLAFEKLFLTSNDEVHDLMKMKIKKL; this is encoded by the coding sequence ATGGATTTCTGCGCTATAGACTTTGAAACAGCCACTCACGAGAGAAGCTCTGCCTGTGAGATGGGCATCTGCATTGTACAGGACTCTAAAATTGTGGAGACAAAGACCTGGCTGATCAAACCGCCAAGCTTTCCTTATTTTAATCCAAGGAATATTGCAGTTCACGGCATTAATCCAGAAGATGTACAGGATGCGCCTACCTTTGATGAAATCTGGTATGAAGCTGAAGAAATGATGTACGGAACTCTCATGATTGCCCATAATGCAAGCTTTGATGCCGGAGTGCTAAGAGGATGCCTGGGCCATTACGGAATGTTTTCTCCCAAGCTGAATTATCTGTGCAGTATCCAGTTGGCAAAACAGTCGTGGAATTACCTGCCAAGATATGGCCTGAAACACCTGGCTGAATACCATCAGATTCAATTTAACCACCACCGTGCCGGTGCTGATGCTGAAGTATGTGCTAAAATCTCTTTACTGGCCTTTGAAAAATTATTCCTTACGAGTAATGATGAAGTTCATGACCTGATGAAAATGAAGATTAAAAAACTTTAA
- the apaG gene encoding Co2+/Mg2+ efflux protein ApaG, which produces MFSKTTSNIKVSVVPEYDTKNSYPSENRYVFKYNITIENSGNFPVKVLKRKWLVFDVGFGYTEIVGDGVIGLTPEIAVGEKFDYFSNVMLRSGVGNMSGKYLIRNMETNENFEVDIPKFNLLSEVLSN; this is translated from the coding sequence ATGTTCTCAAAAACGACTTCAAACATTAAAGTTTCAGTGGTTCCTGAATACGACACTAAAAACAGTTATCCCTCGGAAAACCGCTATGTTTTTAAATACAACATCACCATAGAAAATTCAGGTAATTTTCCTGTTAAGGTTCTGAAAAGGAAATGGCTGGTTTTCGATGTAGGGTTCGGCTATACGGAAATTGTGGGTGATGGGGTGATTGGCCTTACGCCTGAGATTGCCGTGGGTGAAAAATTCGACTATTTTTCCAATGTCATGCTCCGTTCTGGAGTAGGCAACATGAGCGGAAAGTATCTTATCAGAAATATGGAAACGAATGAAAATTTTGAAGTGGATATCCCTAAATTCAATCTGCTTTCGGAAGTTTTAAGCAACTAA
- the odhB gene encoding 2-oxoglutarate dehydrogenase complex dihydrolipoyllysine-residue succinyltransferase, whose product MSVLEMKVPSPGESITEVEIATWLVKDGDYVEKDQPIAEVDSDKATLELPAEQSGVITLKAEEGDVVQVGQVVCLIDMDAAKPEGGNTDAAPAAEAPKKEEAPKAAEPAKQETPKPAAQPAAATQTYATGAPSPAAKKILDEKGVDAAQVSGTGRDGRITKTDAELAAVPAMGGTSLTATGSRSTTTTKLSVLRRKVASRLVSVKNETAMLTTFNEVDMSEIFRIRKQYKDEFAQKHGIGLGFMSFFTKAVTRALQLYPDVNASIDGDFKVNYDFCDISVAVSGPKGLMVPVLRNAENMTFKGVEANIKNLAEKVRDGKITVDEMTGGTFTITNGGVFGSMLSTPIINPPQSAILGMHNIIQRPVAVDGQVVIRPMMYVAMSYDHRIIDGRESVGFLVAVKEAIDNPVEVLMGGDERKALEL is encoded by the coding sequence ATGTCAGTTTTAGAAATGAAAGTTCCTTCACCGGGCGAATCAATTACAGAAGTTGAAATTGCAACCTGGCTTGTGAAAGATGGTGATTATGTAGAAAAAGATCAGCCAATCGCTGAGGTAGACTCAGACAAAGCCACCCTTGAATTGCCTGCTGAACAAAGTGGTGTAATTACTTTAAAGGCAGAAGAGGGAGACGTGGTACAAGTAGGCCAGGTCGTTTGTTTAATTGATATGGATGCTGCTAAACCTGAAGGAGGAAATACTGACGCTGCCCCGGCCGCTGAAGCTCCGAAAAAAGAAGAAGCTCCTAAGGCCGCTGAACCGGCTAAACAGGAAACACCTAAACCAGCCGCTCAGCCAGCAGCTGCAACACAAACCTATGCTACAGGTGCTCCTTCTCCTGCAGCAAAGAAAATTTTAGACGAGAAAGGTGTGGATGCAGCTCAGGTATCCGGAACCGGAAGAGATGGCAGAATTACTAAGACTGACGCAGAACTGGCTGCTGTTCCTGCTATGGGAGGAACTTCTCTTACTGCAACGGGTTCCAGATCCACTACTACCACAAAACTTTCTGTTTTAAGGAGAAAAGTAGCTTCAAGATTGGTTTCTGTTAAGAATGAGACTGCCATGCTGACTACTTTCAATGAAGTGGATATGTCTGAAATCTTCAGAATCAGAAAGCAATATAAAGATGAATTCGCTCAGAAACACGGAATAGGTCTTGGTTTCATGTCTTTCTTCACGAAAGCGGTAACCAGAGCCTTACAGCTGTATCCTGACGTGAATGCATCCATAGATGGTGATTTCAAAGTGAATTATGATTTCTGCGATATTTCCGTAGCCGTTTCAGGTCCTAAAGGATTAATGGTTCCGGTATTGAGAAATGCAGAGAATATGACTTTCAAAGGGGTAGAAGCCAACATCAAGAACCTTGCTGAAAAAGTAAGAGACGGAAAGATTACCGTAGATGAAATGACCGGAGGTACCTTTACGATTACCAATGGAGGCGTATTCGGTTCTATGCTTTCTACACCAATCATTAACCCGCCACAATCTGCTATTTTAGGAATGCACAATATCATCCAGAGACCGGTAGCGGTAGACGGACAGGTGGTGATCCGTCCAATGATGTATGTGGCGATGTCTTATGACCACAGGATCATTGACGGAAGAGAATCTGTAGGGTTCCTGGTGGCTGTAAAAGAAGCTATCGACAATCCTGTAGAAGTATTGATGGGAGGTGATGAAAGAAAAGCATTAGAACTTTAA